A stretch of Acropora muricata isolate sample 2 chromosome 7, ASM3666990v1, whole genome shotgun sequence DNA encodes these proteins:
- the LOC136922108 gene encoding nucleoporin NUP42-like, with the protein MAVCQYFLRGDCRFGDKCRMKHPSDETTTVCPYFLRGNCRYGDKCHYEHPRDRGSSGFSRGSFRQSNRTGVQWGNSSFYSQNRFEALSGNQKENSADRQQIQQTVKNDMEIWQKSKQWPLSCYTYTKEEPSFPGLLDFSPEEIRLEAYTANSKGNANAYEQGLKQLIHENFKRRLQLSEMTLSAIQEEIKKTNSLYPLGDRVSIGPSSSMPQPTSSHVFGTGSSFGGSLSFQSSGPFADRGQSNQSSLFNAPTTGLLSGQIKSSTGQSTGFPSVAPSSQPSAKGGVLFGSSPIARSSGLGSSVSKVENDNSVVSESVNVTANAQKSPTTVSTPSNVSPHKPASSSNEEGMEAFLADSFVLGKIPEFPPPLELC; encoded by the exons ATGGCTGTTTGCCAATATTTTTTGAGAGGAGATTGCAGATTTGGAGACAAGTGTCGCATGAAGCATCCATCGG ACGAAACGACAACAGTCTGCCCGTATTTCTTGCGTGGAAATTGTCGATACGGAGATAAATGTCACTACGAACACCCTAGAGATCGAG GGTCGTCAGGTTTTTCCCGTGGAAGTTTTCGACAGAGCAACCGGACCGGTGTACAGTGGGGAAATTCTTCTTTCTACAGCCAG AATCGATTTGAAGCTTTATCTGGTaaccaaaaggaaaattctGCTGACAGGCAACAGATTCA ACAAACTGTTAAGAATGATATGGAAATATGGCAAAAGAGCAAGCAGTGGCCTCTTTCATGCTACACATATACAAAGGAAGAACCTAGTTTTCCTG GATTACTGGATTTCTCTCCTGAGGAGATCCGCTTAGAAGCATACACTGCCAATAGTAAAGGAAATGCTAATGCATAT GAGCAAGGTTTGAAACAGCTTATTCACGAAAACTTCAAAAGAAGGCTGCAATTAAGTGAAATGACTTTGTCTGCGATT CAGGAAGagataaagaaaaccaacagcTTGTATCCTCTTGGGGATCGTGTTTCCATTGGCCCTTCATCATCAATGCCGCAGCCAACAAGTTCCCATGTGTTTGGAACAGGTTCGAGTTTTGGAGGATCTTTGTCCTTCCAGTCAAGCGGACCATTTGCAGATAGGGGTCAGAGTAACCAATCAAGCTTGTTTAATGCACCCACCACAGGGTTATTAAGTGGTCAAATAAAAAGCAGTACTGGGCAGTCGACAGGTTTTCCTAGTGTGGCTCCAAGCAGCCAACCATCAGCTAAGGGCGGAGTTTTGTTTGGTTCCTCCCCAATAGCAAGATCAAGTGGATTAGGTAGCAGTGTCTCCAAAGTTGAAAACGATAACAGTGTGGTCTCAGAAAGCGTTAACGTGACAGCTAATGCACAG AAATCACCAACTACAGTTTCTACCCCATCAAACGTATCACCACACAAACCAGCTTCTTCAAGTAATGAAGAGGGCATGGAGGCCTTTTTGGCAGATAGTTTTGTCTTGGGCAAAATACCCGAGTTTCCACCGCCCTTAGAGTTATGCTGA